In Borrelia hispanica CRI, the following proteins share a genomic window:
- a CDS encoding contractile injection system sheath initiator, protein MDIRIDNDFNLAFNSNLKLVDSIEEQKQRLFIFLKTPKGSLFYDPQWGLDYSHIMKLIKVNSLAQIKTYLFNIIQDLKIDIVNLDVKIQSNAISIVFHFPNDTLNMEVRL, encoded by the coding sequence TTGGATATCAGAATTGACAACGATTTTAATTTAGCTTTTAATTCGAATTTAAAGCTTGTTGACAGTATTGAAGAACAAAAACAACGACTATTCATATTCTTGAAGACTCCAAAAGGTAGTCTTTTCTATGATCCTCAATGGGGTTTGGATTATTCACACATTATGAAGCTTATCAAGGTGAACTCTTTAGCACAAATCAAAACTTACCTATTCAATATTATACAAGATCTCAAAATTGATATTGTAAATCTTGACGTAAAGATACAATCAAACGCAATAAGCATTGTCTTTCACTTTCCAAATGACACTCTCAATATGGAGGTTAGATTATGA
- a CDS encoding DUF777 family protein: protein MHLNYDIYRMNSQMVGSALTQEEIKLWIYKNIFISTIGIIKSFDSETQEGVVLLSLYKNVEIRTRCISNMHFDLQENDEVILLQSSINLFDINDDNYYDKNYFYILRPINMQNATIKVDDFSIRTKNLMEIKNNNISLKQVLEEIVNCLHNLRVSGQATVEPSFYTYVNNIQNKINMLLK from the coding sequence ATGCATTTGAATTATGATATTTACAGAATGAATAGCCAAATGGTTGGTTCTGCATTAACACAAGAAGAGATCAAACTATGGATCTATAAAAATATTTTCATCTCTACAATAGGAATTATCAAATCTTTTGATTCTGAAACTCAAGAAGGTGTTGTATTACTATCCCTTTACAAAAATGTAGAAATTAGGACTCGATGTATATCCAATATGCATTTTGATCTACAAGAAAACGATGAGGTTATTCTTTTGCAAAGTAGTATCAATCTTTTTGATATTAATGATGATAATTATTATGATAAAAACTATTTCTATATATTACGACCGATTAATATGCAAAATGCAACTATCAAAGTTGATGATTTTTCTATTCGCACAAAAAACCTTATGGAGATCAAAAATAATAACATAAGTTTAAAACAAGTCTTAGAAGAAATAGTTAATTGTTTGCACAATTTGAGAGTTTCGGGACAAGCTACGGTTGAACCTAGTTTTTACACATATGTTAATAATATACAAAACAAAATAAACATGTTGCTAAAATAG
- a CDS encoding DUF276 domain-containing protein (DUF276 is restricted to Borreliella and related spirochetes.) produces the protein MSILFDSDVGVLKKNIEQIVNAKRQYLRDNYKILINDDPASIYNIIATSLAFKECELIDEVNKLFESIKPDSEYWQAIEKHISVKSTTYEAIKNSLLSINGITHANIKSTAGTASIYVIVDDEFLNSDKTQIEDTNLKANIWNTLYLTCPIGTTFEGDIIIDGINNNNQRIEYKVSLGKKKYVYLKSKYKVNIKNHLYLNVDAKIRDIYTRIANNNYGDMGISFEYQDFFAPVNEIKGVHCIDVSIAVKENLNTKINDINDSEFKNNENVQVEENEILDFDFTSDRLLISISS, from the coding sequence ATGAGCATCCTGTTTGATTCTGATGTTGGAGTCTTGAAAAAGAATATTGAACAAATTGTAAATGCTAAACGTCAATATTTGAGAGACAATTATAAAATATTAATTAATGACGACCCAGCATCCATTTACAACATCATTGCAACATCACTTGCATTCAAAGAATGTGAACTAATTGATGAAGTTAACAAATTATTCGAATCCATAAAACCTGATTCTGAATATTGGCAAGCGATAGAAAAACACATAAGTGTAAAAAGTACTACTTATGAGGCCATTAAGAACTCTCTACTATCTATTAATGGTATTACACACGCAAATATCAAAAGTACTGCTGGTACAGCTAGTATTTATGTTATTGTAGATGATGAATTTTTGAATTCAGACAAAACACAAATAGAAGATACAAATCTAAAAGCAAATATTTGGAATACACTTTATCTAACATGTCCAATTGGTACTACTTTCGAAGGAGATATCATTATCGACGGAATTAACAACAATAATCAGAGAATCGAATATAAAGTGTCACTTGGTAAGAAAAAATACGTATACCTAAAAAGCAAATATAAAGTAAATATCAAAAATCATCTATACCTTAATGTTGACGCTAAAATTAGAGATATTTACACCAGAATTGCAAATAATAATTATGGCGATATGGGAATTAGTTTTGAATATCAAGATTTTTTTGCTCCTGTTAACGAAATTAAAGGTGTACACTGCATTGATGTCTCTATTGCTGTGAAAGAAAACTTGAATACAAAAATTAATGATATTAATGATAGTGAATTTAAGAATAACGAAAATGTTCAGGTTGAAGAAAATGAAATTCTTGATTTTGATTTTACTTCTGATAGATTGTTAATCAGTATATCCTCATAA
- a CDS encoding DUF735 family protein translates to MTSIPTIPTVFNDTEVEKIIHAELGFIDQIIKEVKTLNDNFTDINATTNLNSRFIAFWLSEILKIIYSTNQTLETLAKNIDSVLFALRHIGTHESFIKLFKAFLNVDIEPTTLSPGVINIKLKSDIKTNVIAFIVGSKSKKDTTPHKKIIFKTKENERIIKKAWIITLLPKGYENSIYAFIKKLIPIGRILKIQNYKNEYVKEFKG, encoded by the coding sequence ATGACAAGTATACCTACTATACCCACAGTCTTTAATGACACTGAAGTTGAAAAAATAATACATGCCGAACTTGGATTCATAGATCAAATAATAAAAGAGGTCAAAACTCTTAATGATAATTTCACAGATATCAATGCTACTACAAATCTAAATTCAAGATTCATAGCATTCTGGTTGTCAGAAATATTGAAAATTATATACTCAACAAACCAAACTCTTGAAACACTAGCAAAAAATATTGATAGTGTGCTTTTCGCTTTACGTCATATTGGGACCCATGAATCATTTATCAAGCTATTCAAAGCCTTCCTTAATGTTGATATCGAACCTACTACTTTATCACCTGGCGTCATTAACATAAAGCTCAAAAGCGATATTAAAACTAATGTTATAGCATTTATTGTTGGTAGTAAGTCAAAAAAAGACACTACACCTCATAAAAAAATTATATTCAAAACTAAAGAAAATGAACGTATTATCAAAAAAGCATGGATTATAACTTTACTTCCTAAAGGATATGAAAACTCTATTTACGCATTCATCAAAAAACTTATTCCTATTGGAAGAATACTCAAGATACAAAACTATAAGAATGAATACGTCAAAGAGTTTAAAGGATAA